From Scylla paramamosain isolate STU-SP2022 chromosome 18, ASM3559412v1, whole genome shotgun sequence, one genomic window encodes:
- the LOC135109309 gene encoding uncharacterized protein LOC135109309 isoform X2, protein MDDKRSWRSSVGILQNGQSWDSINREIKPSPPSTSMVNAGIVAFVGTIFFIISFISPYWLQSYSYTYSKFQNMGLWEFCFDGFRYPKYQYDHKFMGCNYIFAEEYRIIWQWMLPAWFMAVQTFMTIALLASMTTLVTMSLILVRWPLQIIMRYEWHLTGFCFICQAVTVVAIFFAVLVFGVMCWSRDWLLNPNFNYLSWSYAFAVVAGGFHAFSGFVLLHETFEARERKRQATNLLQIDHQGHMGMGMGMGMGMVSHGYI, encoded by the exons ATGGATGATAAACGCTCCTGGAGGAGTTCAGTCGGTATATTACAAAATGGACAATCGTGGGACTCCATTAACAGGGAAATCAAGCCCTCGCCTCCATCCA cttctaTGGTCAACGCTGGCATTGTGGCCTTCGTAGGAACcatcttctttatcatttctttcatcAG CCCCTACTGGCTCCAGTCATACTCCTACACCTACAGCAAGTTCCAAAATATGGGGCTGTGGGAGTTCTGCTTTGATGGCTTTCGGTATCCAAAATATCAGTATGATCATAAGTTTATGGGCTGTAACTACATCTTTGCAGAGGAATACAGAATCATATGGCAATGGATGTTACCAG CTTGGTTCATGGCAGTGCAGACCTTCATGACCATTGCTCTGCTGGCTAGCATGACCACCCTGGTGACTATGAGTCTCATCCTGGTGCGGTGGCCACTGCAGATAATTATGCGTTATGAATGGCATCTGACTGGCTTCTGCTTCATTTGTCAGGCTGTCACAG tggTGGCAATCTTCTTTGCTGTGTTGGTGTTTGGAGTGATGTGTTGGTCCCGAGACTGGCTCCTCAATCCAAACTTCAACTACCTGTCTTGGTCCTATGCCTTTGCTGTCGTGGCTGGAGGCTTCCATGCATTTTCTGGTTTTGTGCTTCTTCAT GAAACTTTCGAAGCCCGAGAACGGAAACGTCAGGCTACAAACCTCCTGCAGATTGATCACCAGGGCCACATGGGCATGGGCATGGGCATGGGTATGGGTATGGTGAGCCATGGTTACATTTAA
- the LOC135109309 gene encoding uncharacterized protein LOC135109309 isoform X1, translated as MSSVAGTSIYSGYPIRLSRRASVSSYYPPALEKYYEYVKPTTSMVNAGIVAFVGTIFFIISFISPYWLQSYSYTYSKFQNMGLWEFCFDGFRYPKYQYDHKFMGCNYIFAEEYRIIWQWMLPAWFMAVQTFMTIALLASMTTLVTMSLILVRWPLQIIMRYEWHLTGFCFICQAVTVVAIFFAVLVFGVMCWSRDWLLNPNFNYLSWSYAFAVVAGGFHAFSGFVLLHETFEARERKRQATNLLQIDHQGHMGMGMGMGMGMVSHGYI; from the exons ATGTCCTCTGTGGCAGGCACGAGCATCTACTCGGGGTACCCTATTCGCCTCAGTCGCAGGGCTTCCGTCTCCTCCTACTACCCTCCAGCCTTGGAGAAATATTATGAATATGTCAAACCTACAA cttctaTGGTCAACGCTGGCATTGTGGCCTTCGTAGGAACcatcttctttatcatttctttcatcAG CCCCTACTGGCTCCAGTCATACTCCTACACCTACAGCAAGTTCCAAAATATGGGGCTGTGGGAGTTCTGCTTTGATGGCTTTCGGTATCCAAAATATCAGTATGATCATAAGTTTATGGGCTGTAACTACATCTTTGCAGAGGAATACAGAATCATATGGCAATGGATGTTACCAG CTTGGTTCATGGCAGTGCAGACCTTCATGACCATTGCTCTGCTGGCTAGCATGACCACCCTGGTGACTATGAGTCTCATCCTGGTGCGGTGGCCACTGCAGATAATTATGCGTTATGAATGGCATCTGACTGGCTTCTGCTTCATTTGTCAGGCTGTCACAG tggTGGCAATCTTCTTTGCTGTGTTGGTGTTTGGAGTGATGTGTTGGTCCCGAGACTGGCTCCTCAATCCAAACTTCAACTACCTGTCTTGGTCCTATGCCTTTGCTGTCGTGGCTGGAGGCTTCCATGCATTTTCTGGTTTTGTGCTTCTTCAT GAAACTTTCGAAGCCCGAGAACGGAAACGTCAGGCTACAAACCTCCTGCAGATTGATCACCAGGGCCACATGGGCATGGGCATGGGCATGGGTATGGGTATGGTGAGCCATGGTTACATTTAA